A stretch of the Streptomyces sp. NBC_00654 genome encodes the following:
- a CDS encoding metal-dependent hydrolase produces the protein MMGPAHSLSGAAAWLGVGAAAAAAGHAMPWPVLVVGALICAGAALAPDLDHKSATISRAFGPVSRGLCEIVDKLSHTVYKATRGPGDPRRNGGHRTLTHTWLWAVLIGGGASVAAITGGRWAVLAILFVHLVLAVEGLLWRAARMSSDVLVWLLGATSAWILAGVLDKPGNGSDWLFDAPGQEYLWLGLPIVLGALVHDIGDALTVSGCPILWPIPLGRKRWYPIGPPKAMRFRAGSWVELKVLMPAFMVLGGVGGAAALNFI, from the coding sequence ATGATGGGACCGGCACACTCTCTGTCAGGGGCAGCGGCCTGGCTGGGGGTGGGCGCGGCGGCCGCCGCCGCAGGCCATGCGATGCCCTGGCCCGTCCTGGTCGTCGGCGCACTGATCTGCGCGGGCGCCGCGCTCGCCCCCGACCTCGACCACAAGTCCGCGACCATCTCGCGCGCCTTCGGGCCCGTCTCGCGCGGCCTGTGCGAGATCGTCGACAAGCTCTCGCACACGGTCTACAAGGCGACCAGGGGTCCCGGCGACCCGCGCAGGAACGGCGGCCACCGGACACTGACCCACACCTGGCTGTGGGCGGTGCTGATCGGCGGCGGGGCCTCGGTCGCCGCGATCACCGGCGGCCGCTGGGCGGTGCTGGCGATCCTCTTCGTCCACCTGGTGCTCGCGGTCGAGGGTCTGCTGTGGCGGGCCGCCCGGATGTCCAGCGACGTCCTGGTGTGGCTGCTCGGCGCCACCAGCGCCTGGATCCTGGCCGGCGTGCTGGACAAGCCGGGCAACGGCTCGGACTGGCTGTTCGACGCCCCCGGCCAGGAGTACCTGTGGCTGGGGCTGCCCATCGTGCTGGGCGCCCTCGTCCACGACATCGGCGACGCGCTCACCGTCTCGGGCTGCCCGATCCTGTGGCCGATCCCCCTGGGCCGCAAGCGCTGGTACCCGATCGGACCGCCGAAGGCCATGCGGTTCCGGGCCGGCAGCTGGGTGGAGCTGAAGGTGCTGATGCCCGCCTTCATGGTGCTCGGGGGAGTGGGCGGGGCAGCCGCGCTCAACTTCATCTGA
- a CDS encoding RNA helicase, with protein sequence MTLIDQLPPTDDPDALFEAFSSWTETQGITLYPAQEEALIEVVSGANVILSTPTGSGKSLVAAGAHFTALAQDKVTFYTAPIKALVSEKFFDLCKLFGTENVGMLTGDASVNADAPVICCTAEVLASIALRDGKHADIGQVVMDEFHFYAEPDRGWAWQIPILELPQAQFVLMSATLGDVSVFEEDLTRRTGRPTSVVRSATRPVPLSYEYRLTPITETLTELLDTRQSPVYIVHFTQAAAVERAQSLMSINMCTKEEKEKIADLIGSFRFTTKFGQNLSRYVRHGIGVHHAGMLPKYRRLVEKLAQAGLLKVICGTDTLGVGVNVPIRTVLFTALTKYDGTRVRTLRAREFHQIAGRAGRAGFDTAGFVVAQAPEHVIENEKAVKKAGDDPKKKRKVVRKKAPEGFVAWSETTFDKLIQSEPEPLNSRFRVTHTMLLAVIARPGNAFEAMRRLLEDNHEPRRAQLRHIRRAIAIYRSLLDGGVVEQLDEPDTEGRIVRLTVDLQQDFALNQPLSTFALASFDLLDVESPSYALDMVSVVESTLDDPRQILAAQQNKARGEAVGQMKADGVEYEERMELLQDVTYPKPLSELLWHAYDVYRTSHPWVGDHPVSPKSVIRDMYERAMTFTEFTSHYELARTEGIVLRYLASAYKALEHTIPDDLKSEDLEDLISWLGEMVRQVDSSLLDEWEQLANPEVETAEQAQERADEVKPVTANARAFRVLVRNAMFRRVELAALDRVRELGEMDAESGWDEDAWGAAMDGYWDEYEDLGTGPDARGPKLLKIEEDPEHGLWRVWQAFADPNGDHDWGIRAEVDLAASDEEGRAVVRVTAVGQL encoded by the coding sequence GTGACCCTAATCGATCAGCTGCCCCCGACCGACGACCCGGACGCCCTCTTCGAGGCCTTCTCGTCATGGACCGAGACGCAGGGCATCACCCTCTATCCGGCCCAGGAGGAGGCGCTGATCGAGGTGGTCTCGGGGGCGAACGTGATCCTTTCCACCCCCACCGGCTCCGGGAAGAGCCTGGTCGCGGCGGGTGCGCACTTCACGGCGCTGGCCCAGGACAAGGTCACCTTCTACACCGCGCCGATCAAGGCGCTGGTCTCGGAGAAGTTCTTCGACCTGTGCAAGCTCTTCGGTACCGAGAACGTCGGCATGCTCACCGGTGACGCCTCGGTCAACGCCGACGCCCCGGTCATCTGCTGCACCGCCGAGGTGCTGGCCTCCATCGCGCTGCGCGACGGCAAGCACGCCGACATCGGCCAGGTCGTGATGGACGAGTTCCATTTCTACGCGGAGCCGGATCGCGGCTGGGCCTGGCAGATCCCGATCCTGGAACTGCCTCAGGCGCAGTTCGTCCTGATGTCGGCGACGCTCGGCGACGTCTCGGTGTTCGAGGAGGACCTGACCCGGCGCACCGGCCGCCCCACCTCCGTGGTGCGCTCCGCGACCCGGCCGGTCCCGCTGAGCTACGAGTACCGCCTCACCCCGATCACCGAGACGCTCACCGAGCTGCTGGACACCCGGCAGTCCCCCGTCTACATCGTGCACTTCACCCAGGCCGCCGCCGTCGAGCGGGCGCAGTCCCTGATGAGCATCAACATGTGCACGAAGGAGGAGAAGGAGAAGATCGCCGACCTGATCGGCAGCTTCCGCTTCACCACCAAGTTCGGCCAGAACCTCTCGCGCTACGTACGGCACGGCATCGGTGTGCATCACGCGGGCATGCTGCCGAAGTACCGGCGTCTGGTGGAGAAGCTCGCCCAGGCGGGTCTGCTGAAGGTGATCTGCGGTACGGACACCCTCGGAGTCGGCGTCAACGTCCCCATCCGCACGGTGCTGTTCACCGCGCTCACCAAGTACGACGGCACCCGTGTCCGTACGCTGCGCGCCCGTGAGTTCCACCAGATCGCGGGCCGCGCCGGGCGGGCGGGCTTCGACACGGCGGGCTTCGTCGTCGCGCAGGCGCCCGAACACGTCATCGAGAACGAGAAGGCCGTCAAGAAGGCGGGCGACGACCCGAAGAAGAAGCGCAAGGTGGTCCGCAAGAAGGCTCCGGAGGGCTTCGTGGCCTGGTCGGAGACGACCTTCGACAAGCTCATCCAGTCCGAGCCGGAGCCGCTGAACTCCCGCTTCCGGGTCACCCACACGATGCTGCTCGCGGTGATCGCCCGTCCGGGCAACGCCTTCGAGGCGATGCGGCGTCTGCTGGAGGACAACCACGAGCCGCGCAGGGCGCAGCTGCGGCACATCCGCCGGGCGATCGCGATCTACCGCTCGCTGCTCGACGGCGGTGTGGTGGAGCAGCTGGACGAGCCGGATACCGAGGGCCGGATCGTGCGGCTGACCGTCGACCTCCAGCAGGACTTCGCGCTGAACCAGCCGCTGTCCACCTTCGCCCTGGCCTCGTTCGACCTGCTGGACGTCGAGTCGCCCTCGTACGCGCTGGACATGGTCTCCGTCGTCGAGTCGACGCTGGACGACCCCCGGCAGATCCTCGCCGCCCAGCAGAACAAGGCGCGCGGCGAGGCCGTGGGGCAGATGAAGGCGGACGGGGTCGAGTACGAGGAGCGGATGGAGCTGCTCCAGGACGTCACGTACCCGAAGCCGCTGAGCGAGCTGCTGTGGCACGCCTACGACGTGTACCGCACGAGCCATCCGTGGGTGGGCGACCATCCGGTGTCGCCGAAGTCGGTGATCCGGGACATGTACGAACGGGCCATGACCTTCACGGAGTTCACCTCGCACTACGAGCTGGCCCGGACCGAGGGCATCGTGCTGCGGTATCTCGCGAGCGCGTACAAGGCCCTTGAGCACACCATCCCCGACGACCTGAAGTCCGAGGACCTGGAGGATCTGATCTCCTGGCTCGGCGAGATGGTGCGTCAGGTGGACTCCAGTCTGCTGGACGAGTGGGAGCAGCTGGCCAACCCCGAGGTGGAGACGGCCGAGCAGGCGCAGGAGCGGGCGGACGAGGTCAAACCGGTCACCGCCAACGCCCGCGCGTTCCGGGTGCTGGTGCGCAACGCGATGTTCCGCCGGGTGGAGCTGGCCGCGCTGGACCGGGTCCGCGAGCTGGGCGAGATGGACGCCGAGTCGGGCTGGGACGAGGACGCCTGGGGCGCGGCGATGGACGGGTACTGGGACGAGTACGAGGATCTCGGCACCGGCCCCGACGCCCGCGGGCCGAAGCTGCTGAAGATCGAGGAGGACCCCGAGCACGGTCTGTGGCGGGTCTGGCAGGCGTTCGCCGACCCCAACGGGGACCACGACTGGGGAATCCGGGCCGAGGTCGACCTGGCGGCGTCCGACGAGGAGGGCCGGGCGGTCGTCCGGGTCACCGCGGTGGGCCAGCTGTGA
- a CDS encoding acyl-CoA thioesterase II — protein MTNPAERLVDLLDLERIEVNIFRGRSPHESLQRVFGGQVAGQALVAAGRTTDGERPVHSLHAYFLRPGRPGVPIVYEVERVRDGRSFTTRRVTAVQEGRTIFNLTASFHRPEAGGFEHQLPPARTVPDPEELPTVADEVREHLGALPEALERMARRQPFDIRYADRLRWTREEIRDADPRSAVWMRAVGPLGDDPLVHTCALTYASDMTLLDAVRIPVEPLWGPRGFDMASLDHAMWFHRPFRADEWFLYDQESPIATGGRGLARGRIYDREGRLLVSVVQEGLFRRLGA, from the coding sequence ATGACGAATCCGGCCGAGCGCCTGGTCGACCTTCTCGACCTGGAGCGGATCGAGGTCAACATCTTCCGGGGCCGCAGTCCGCACGAGTCCCTGCAGCGGGTCTTCGGCGGTCAGGTCGCGGGGCAGGCGCTGGTGGCGGCCGGCCGGACCACCGACGGGGAGCGGCCGGTGCACTCGCTGCACGCCTACTTCCTGCGGCCCGGACGCCCCGGGGTTCCGATCGTGTACGAGGTGGAGCGGGTGCGGGACGGCCGGTCCTTCACCACCCGCCGGGTCACGGCCGTCCAGGAGGGCCGGACGATCTTCAATCTGACGGCGTCCTTCCACCGCCCCGAGGCGGGCGGCTTCGAGCACCAGCTGCCGCCGGCCCGCACGGTGCCGGATCCCGAAGAGCTGCCCACCGTCGCCGACGAGGTCCGTGAGCATCTGGGCGCGCTGCCCGAGGCGCTGGAGCGGATGGCCCGGCGCCAGCCCTTCGACATCCGTTACGCCGACCGGCTGCGCTGGACGCGGGAGGAGATCAGGGACGCGGATCCGCGCAGCGCGGTGTGGATGCGGGCGGTCGGCCCGCTGGGCGACGACCCGCTGGTGCACACCTGCGCGCTGACGTACGCGAGTGACATGACGCTGCTGGACGCGGTCCGGATCCCGGTGGAACCGCTGTGGGGTCCGCGCGGTTTCGACATGGCGTCGCTGGACCACGCGATGTGGTTCCACCGGCCGTTCCGGGCGGACGAATGGTTCCTGTACGACCAGGAGTCGCCCATCGCGACGGGTGGCCGGGGGCTGGCGCGCGGCCGGATCTACGACCGTGAGGGCCGGCTGCTGGTGTCCGTGGTGCAGGAGGGGCTGTTCCGGCGCCTGGGCGCGTAG
- a CDS encoding GNAT family N-acetyltransferase, giving the protein MTEIVPVSGPELVTYADELAALLVETVEEGSSVGFLAPLDRDVAAAWWRERAAAVDAGALRVWIARDGERVAGTVSLVRAALPNARHRAEVAKLMVRPSARGRGVGRSLLAAVEEWAAGSGVTLLVLDTESGSSAERLYRAAGWTECGSVPGYAADPSGVLKPTTYYYREIGSPVSPSTSL; this is encoded by the coding sequence ATGACCGAGATCGTCCCCGTGTCCGGCCCCGAACTGGTCACGTACGCCGATGAACTGGCCGCCCTCCTGGTGGAGACCGTCGAGGAGGGGTCGTCGGTGGGATTCCTCGCCCCGCTGGACCGTGATGTCGCCGCCGCCTGGTGGCGCGAGCGGGCCGCGGCCGTCGACGCGGGCGCCCTCCGCGTCTGGATCGCCCGTGACGGGGAGCGGGTGGCCGGCACCGTCAGCCTGGTCCGGGCGGCGTTGCCGAACGCCCGGCACCGCGCGGAGGTCGCCAAGCTGATGGTCCGGCCCTCCGCCCGCGGCCGGGGGGTCGGCCGTTCGCTGCTCGCCGCCGTCGAGGAGTGGGCGGCCGGGTCCGGGGTGACGCTGCTGGTCCTGGACACGGAGAGCGGAAGCTCCGCCGAGCGGCTCTACCGCGCGGCGGGCTGGACCGAGTGCGGTTCGGTGCCGGGGTACGCCGCCGACCCGTCGGGGGTCCTGAAGCCGACCACGTACTACTACCGGGAGATCGGCTCCCCCGTGAGCCCGTCGACGTCCTTGTAG